The DNA window CGTGAAGGCATCGGCGGTTGCACCCGCAAAGCCGCCGATGACGCTGCCGCCGGCAAGGCGGCGCACCTTCTTGGCGGTATGCTTGATGACGGTCTGCCCCAGCGAAACCTGTCCGTCTCCGGCGACAACGACCTTGCCGCCCTTGCGGATCGTCACGATGGTGGTTCCATGCCATTGCGGCATGCTGTGGGCGTCGGACATGAAGGGCTCCATGAAGGCAGGAGAAGGAAAAATCCGATATCCCGCCAAGTCTTCGAGAGGAAAGTCAGGCGCCATATGTAGGCGCTGTGGTCTAAGATGCAAATGGCGCGGGCAGACGCCGTTCCGGCGCGGCGATGCAACCTTGCCCGATTCATTTCGTTCGTGCGACAAGGCGCGATCTTCACGCTGCGACGAGGTCTTGCCGTGCCCTTTCTCAAGGCTGATGTGCGCCACCCCATGGCGCTGCCGGACGGAACCGTCGTTCCCGGGCTGGTTCACCTCAAGGTGGCGATCGATCATCCACGCATCGAGGTCGGCGAATTCAGCTACTACAGCGACCGCGCGGTGCCGGATGACATCGCCGGAACGATCGCGCCCTATCTCTTTGCCTTCAGCCGCGAGAAGCTGACGATCGGCAAGTTCGTGCAGATGGCCGAGGGCACGCGTTTCATCACCAGTTCGGCCAATCATCCGATGGGCGGCGTCACGACCTTTCCCTTCCGCGTCTTCAATCCGGCGACCGTCATGGGCTACCTCGACCTGCCGGCGAAGGACACGGTCGTCGGCAACGATGTCTGGTTCGGCCACGGCGTGATGGTGATGCCGGGTGTCACCATCGGTTCGGGCGCCATCGTGGCGGCGGGCTCGGTCGTCACGCGCGACGTTCCGCCCTATGCCATCGTCGGCGGCAATCCGGCGGGTGTCATTCGGATGCGTTTTCCGGCGGAGACGGTCGAACGGCTGCTCGCCATTGCCTGGTGGGACTGGCCGGTGGAAAAGATCGAAGCGAGGCTCGCCGCGCTGGAACAGGGCGATCTCGCGGCACTGGAAGCCTGACGGGATGCCGCACGGAACGATGACGGGAAGGTTTGCTTGATGCGTCTGTTCATTTTCGGAGCCGGTTATTCCGGTCTTGCCCTTGCCCGGCATCTTGCCGGCAAGGCCGACTGGATCGGCGGCACGACCCGGCATGCCGAGCGTCTCGACGAACTGGCGGCCGCCGGCATCGAGCCCTTCGTCTTCGATGGCGAAAGGCCGGGCGAAGGCGTCCGCGAGGCGCTCGCCGGAGCGACCCATATCGTTCTTTCCGTCGCGCCGGGCGAGACAGGCGATGCGGTGCTGGCGCAGCATGCCGACGACATTGCCGCCGCGCCCGATCTCGAATGGATCGGCTACTGGTCGACCGTCGGGGTCTATGGCGACTATGGCGGAGCCTGGGTCGAAGAGACGACCAAATGCCATCCGAAAGCCCGCAGGTCGCGGGCCCGCCTTGCCACCGAGACGGAATGGACCGGCTTTGCCGCCGGCATCGAGTGCCCCATCGCCATGCTGCGCCTTGCCGGCATCTACGGTCCGGGGCGCAACGCCTTCGTCAAGCTTGCCGAGGGGACGGCGAAGCGCCTCATCAAGCCGGGCCAGGTCTTCAACCGCATCCATGTCGACGACATCGCGGCGATGACGGCGGCGGCGATGACGGCGCGGGCCGACGGTGTCTTCAATGTCTGCGACGACGAGCCGGCCCCGCCGCAGGACGTGATCGCCTATGCCGCCGGGCTCATGGGCGTCGAACCGCCGCCGGAGCAGGATTTCGCGAGCGCGGACCTGTCGCCGATGGCGCGCTCCTTCTATGGCGAGAACAAGCGCTGCTCCAACGCCAAGATCAAGACGACCCTCGGCCTTGAGCCTGTCTATCCGACCTATCGCGAGGCCCATGCGGCGATGTGGGCGGCTGGAAACTGGCGCGGTTGACGGGGGCTGCGGCCGGAAAAGAAACCGGCAGCCCTCAGAACTGGGACTCGATGGCAGCTTTGTCGAGGATCGACCTGACGTCGATGATCTTCCCGTCCCGGAACTCGTAGAAGACGTGTTCTGAGAACCGCACGCGCCTGCCGTTCACCGGAAGGCCGAGAAACGTGCCGATCGGCGTGCAGTCGAAATCGAGGCGGCAGGCGACGTATGTCGCATCGGCGACCAGCAGCGCGATCTTGAATCGCAGGTCCGGGATGTCCCGATAGTCCCGTTCGAGCATGCGGCGGTATCCGGAAAGCCCGAACGGCTCGCCGTTATGCCGGACGTCATCGGCGACGAAGGCGCCGAGCGATAGCCAGTCCTGCCGGTTGAGGCAGTCGATATAGCCACGGTAGATCGTCGCAAGGTCGGTCTTCGAACTGTCGGTCTGCATGGCTTTGAATCCGGCTATGCGTCTTGCGGCCCTGGCTCAGGCCCGGACGTAGCGCTCCGCTTCCTCGATGAACCGCGTCAGCATCGCATCGAGCATCGCGCGGCTGCGCTCGGCTTCCAGATCGCCAAGATCGGTGAAGGCGGTCGCCGCTCCTGGAACGGATATCTGCTCGGGGATCACCGTCGCGCCAAGGCCGATTTCCAGCACATGGCGGATCTGCAGGAGGCTGCGCATGCCGCCGTAATATCCGTTCGAGGCCGCGCCGATGGCGAAGACCCGCTTCTTGAACGCGGAGCCGGCACCGGGGGCGGGCTTCACGCGGCTCACCCAGTCGATCGTGTTCTTGAGCAGCGGCGTGATCGAGGCGTTGTATTCGGGGCTGGCGATGAAGATGCCTTGATGGGTGGAAAAGAGCTTGTGCAGCTTCACGGCGGCCTCGGGTGGGCCGCTTTCCTGCTCCAGATCGCCGTTGTAGAGCGGCATCTCGTAGTCGGCGAGCGAGATCTGGGTCACGTCGACGTCGCGCAGGGCGAGTTTCTTGGTCACGAGCGCCGCAAGCTGGGCGTTGAAGGAGCCCCCGCGGGTCGAACCGGCAAAGACGAGGATCTTGGGATTCTGTCGCGGCATCGTGTTGTCTCCCTTTCGCCGTCCAACGGGTCGCGCCGGCGTCGCGGCGGACGCTCGAACTTGGTATGTCTACGGATGCGTGGCCGCTTGCGCAACGGTCGGTCATACCTTAGATCGTACAAATCAGAATTATTCTAATATGAGTGCCTGCGCATGTTCTCTCTCTCCCGACGCAACTTCTCCGATCTCTCGGAGCAGGAGGTTCTGGCTCTTGCGATTTCGTCCGAAGAGGAGGACATGCGCATCTATGCCTCTTATGCCGATGCGCTGAAGGAGGAGTTTCCCGCCTCGTCCGCCGTCTTCGAGGAGATGGCCAAGGAGGAGATGGCGCACCGCGACCGGCTGATCGAGATGCACCGCGAGATCTTCGGCGAGACCATCCCTTTGATCCGGCGCGAGCATGTGCGCGGCTTCTATGCCCGCAAGCCTTACTGGCTGGTCCGCCCTCTCGGGCTCGACCGGGTGAGGACCGAGGCGCAGGACATGGAGGTTGCCGCCGCCAACTTCTACCTGAAGGCCGCCTCGCGCACGTCGAACGCCCGCATTCGCACACTGCTGGGCCAGCTTGCCGCCGCCGAGCGCCGCCATGAGGCGCAGGCGCACCAGCTTGGTGCCGCAAAGCTCACCGATGTCGCCATCGACGAGGAAAAGGCCGCCGAGCACCGCCAGTTCCTGCTCCAGATCGTCCAGCCGGGACTGGCCGGCCTGATGGACGGCTCGGTCTCGACGCTGGCACCGGTCTTCGCGGCCGCCTTTGCGACCCACGACACCTGGCAGACCTTTCTCGTCGGCATGGCGGCCGCCGTCGGCGCTGGCATCTCGATGGGCTTTACCGAGGCCGCCTCCGACGACGGCTCGCTGACCGGACGCGGCAGCCCGTTGGTCCGAGGGCTTGCCGCCGGCATCATGACCGCCGCCGGCGGCCTTGGTCACGCCCTGCCCTACCTCATTCCCGACTTCACGACCGCGACGGTGATCGCCGTCATCATCGTCCTGTTCGAACTCTGGGCGATTTCCTGGATCCGCTGGAAGTATATGGATACGCCCTTCCTCTCGGCGGCGTTCCAGGTTGTCGTCGGCGGCTTTCTTGTCTTCCTGTCCGGCATTCTCATTGGCATTTCCTGACGAAGCCGGAGAAGTCCCGCGTCAGAAAGAGAGATACCGTTCGACTTCCTCGCGTGAGCCGGCAACGATTGGCGCGCGGGCATGCAGGCCCTCCGGCACACGGTCGAGCAGCCGGCCGCCAACGCCGTCGGTCGCAAGCCCGCCGGCCTGCTCGATGAGTAGCGCCATCGGGTTCACCTCGTAGACGTGCCTGAGGCGACCGACGCGGTTTTCCGGCCGCTTGTCGGCGGGCAGCACGAAGATGCCGCCCTGTTTCAGGATGCGGTGGAGGTCGACGACGGCGGCCATCATCCAGCGCAGCCGGACGTCCGCACCGCGCGATCCGTCCTTGCCGAGAAGGCAGTCGTCCACATAGGCGGTGGGGCGTTCGTGCCAGTGCCGCCGGAAGGAGAGGTCGACACCGATCTCCGCCGTCTTTGCCGGCAGCACGACCGGCGTCTGACGCCCCTTGAAGACACCGTCCACCGGGTCGAGCGTCAGCATGAAGACACCCGCGCCGAGCGTATAGCAGAAGACCGTCTCCGGCCCGTAGACGAGATAGCCGGCGGCAAGCTGCGCCGATCCAGGCTGCTGGAAATGTTCTCCGTCCGCCGCAAGCGACAGAACGGAAAAGAGTGTCCCGCAGGCGCCCGCGATGCCGATATGCGAGGAGCCGTCGATCGGGTCGAAGGCGACGGCAACGCGCCCGTTCGGATCGCCTGCTATCGGTTCTTCCGCCTCCTCGGATCCGATCACGGCCGCGCCGCCCTTGTGGCTTGCTTCGACGAAGATGCCGTGCGCCTCGACGTCGAGCGCCTTCTGCTTGTCGCCGTCGCTGTTGATGCCGACGATGCGGGCCGGGTCGCCGTGGAGTGCGCCCTCGGCCAGCCGACCTCGGACCTGCTTGCCGGCCTCGGCGAGCGCCAGCAGCAGGGCCTTCACGGCCTGGCGGTCCGCATCGCCGGCCGGCCAGGCACCAAGCTGCTCTTCGAGGGTGAGCAGGGGAGCGGCGGCGGCTGTGCTGGTGGCCGGCTCGGCGGTCATGGTCATTGCGATTCCTTCTGGCGAAACGTCTGGATGCCGTTGTGCCTTGCTACCAGCGGAAGGCGGGAAGCACCATGTCGGGCCGGACACCGAATCGCTGGTATTTCTCTTCC is part of the Hartmannibacter diazotrophicus genome and encodes:
- a CDS encoding CatB-related O-acetyltransferase, which encodes MPFLKADVRHPMALPDGTVVPGLVHLKVAIDHPRIEVGEFSYYSDRAVPDDIAGTIAPYLFAFSREKLTIGKFVQMAEGTRFITSSANHPMGGVTTFPFRVFNPATVMGYLDLPAKDTVVGNDVWFGHGVMVMPGVTIGSGAIVAAGSVVTRDVPPYAIVGGNPAGVIRMRFPAETVERLLAIAWWDWPVEKIEARLAALEQGDLAALEA
- a CDS encoding SDR family oxidoreductase produces the protein MRLFIFGAGYSGLALARHLAGKADWIGGTTRHAERLDELAAAGIEPFVFDGERPGEGVREALAGATHIVLSVAPGETGDAVLAQHADDIAAAPDLEWIGYWSTVGVYGDYGGAWVEETTKCHPKARRSRARLATETEWTGFAAGIECPIAMLRLAGIYGPGRNAFVKLAEGTAKRLIKPGQVFNRIHVDDIAAMTAAAMTARADGVFNVCDDEPAPPQDVIAYAAGLMGVEPPPEQDFASADLSPMARSFYGENKRCSNAKIKTTLGLEPVYPTYREAHAAMWAAGNWRG
- a CDS encoding ester cyclase; this encodes MQTDSSKTDLATIYRGYIDCLNRQDWLSLGAFVADDVRHNGEPFGLSGYRRMLERDYRDIPDLRFKIALLVADATYVACRLDFDCTPIGTFLGLPVNGRRVRFSEHVFYEFRDGKIIDVRSILDKAAIESQF
- a CDS encoding NADPH-dependent FMN reductase, whose product is MPRQNPKILVFAGSTRGGSFNAQLAALVTKKLALRDVDVTQISLADYEMPLYNGDLEQESGPPEAAVKLHKLFSTHQGIFIASPEYNASITPLLKNTIDWVSRVKPAPGAGSAFKKRVFAIGAASNGYYGGMRSLLQIRHVLEIGLGATVIPEQISVPGAATAFTDLGDLEAERSRAMLDAMLTRFIEEAERYVRA
- the mbfA gene encoding iron exporter MbfA; translation: MFSLSRRNFSDLSEQEVLALAISSEEEDMRIYASYADALKEEFPASSAVFEEMAKEEMAHRDRLIEMHREIFGETIPLIRREHVRGFYARKPYWLVRPLGLDRVRTEAQDMEVAAANFYLKAASRTSNARIRTLLGQLAAAERRHEAQAHQLGAAKLTDVAIDEEKAAEHRQFLLQIVQPGLAGLMDGSVSTLAPVFAAAFATHDTWQTFLVGMAAAVGAGISMGFTEAASDDGSLTGRGSPLVRGLAAGIMTAAGGLGHALPYLIPDFTTATVIAVIIVLFELWAISWIRWKYMDTPFLSAAFQVVVGGFLVFLSGILIGIS
- a CDS encoding class 1 fructose-bisphosphatase; the protein is MTMTAEPATSTAAAAPLLTLEEQLGAWPAGDADRQAVKALLLALAEAGKQVRGRLAEGALHGDPARIVGINSDGDKQKALDVEAHGIFVEASHKGGAAVIGSEEAEEPIAGDPNGRVAVAFDPIDGSSHIGIAGACGTLFSVLSLAADGEHFQQPGSAQLAAGYLVYGPETVFCYTLGAGVFMLTLDPVDGVFKGRQTPVVLPAKTAEIGVDLSFRRHWHERPTAYVDDCLLGKDGSRGADVRLRWMMAAVVDLHRILKQGGIFVLPADKRPENRVGRLRHVYEVNPMALLIEQAGGLATDGVGGRLLDRVPEGLHARAPIVAGSREEVERYLSF